The nucleotide sequence TGTTTTCTTTGAAAGGAAAGATATATTTCATGAGATGTACTTGTTTACGGACGCTTACCAACATTCTCCAAGGTTGAAGCCAACTTTGCTCTCTCCCATGTTCTCTATAAAGATATTGTAAAAACATCACAACATAAGCAATAAATAGCATTCAGCAGATACTTAACATAGAATTCTATCCAAGAATAAAgagtgatttttaatttttttttataaaaaagatGAAGATAATAGTACAATTCTTATAACAATTCTAATTCTTAAAGATATACAGTTATGACCCCCGTATTGCCATGAACAGAAGTCCGCCAGAACCTCTAGGAGTTAGCCGAATGGAACAAGTAAGCTTATAGATGGACATCGTGGAACAAACCAAGATTAAACCCATTGACTCACATACATCCTGCCTCACCAGCCTAATTCTCAAATATTCAGTGTTCTCATCCATCTTTGTTCCTATTCCCCACAAGCAGCCACATTCCTACATGCAGAAAGCATGGATGAAGCTCGTCACACGCAGAAAACATGGCGCCTACCGAGTTCGAACACCCAACCCTTTCAGCCAAGCTGAGGGATGCCTTTCCTATCGTTAAGTTTTTACTATAACAAACCCACTGGTCTTGTACATCTCAAGATCATCTTTTCTAGCCCAGTAACTTCTCCAAATCCCATCTCGGAAGAGAAATCTCTCCAACATGAATGCATTACCTGGATCACAATAAGCAAGATCTGAAAGTGAAAACAGATCAACGAGGGAAGTGAGACCTGGATCATGGGCTTGCCGAGGATTTGAGCGAGGGGTTTGCCCTGGAAGCGGGAGGAGTCGAACCGGGCGGGGATGATGCCGACCACCCGGCTCCGGAACCCGCTGGACCAGCGGCGGAGGTAGAAATGTGCGCCAGCCGCCGCCGCGATCGCCGCCCCGAGCAACGCCGCGTGGACCACCCACGCCCTGGATCCCGACGACGAATCCGAGGAGGAGGGAGCGCAGATCGCCATCGAAGAGCAGACAAATCAAGATTCGGAGTCGACAACGCGAGAGGAATAATTGGATCAGAGCGTCGGGGAGATATGGTGACGCAGGCTCCTCGGTTCTATGACGTCGGCTTGGGTTGGGGGTGTCGATGGATCTCCTGTAATGTCTGCTGTTTCATGAATCAGTACAATTCGTGTGGTCTGTTAGGATGTCCGGTTTATTCTAATTGGCCCGAAATAATTTTGGAGTGAATTATAACTCACTTTtacaaacaataataataataataataataataataataataataatgttcagTACACTATATGATATGTTCTTTTATTATAAATGATCATTTTCAGAACAGTTCATCCAAACAACTATAGGATTTAAACAAAATCAAATTTTGCCCTCCTTAGTGTTGTCACCAAAATTTGTTTTATGCACAGAAATAATAACATGAGAAAACTTATCAAAAAGAACAGTATGAACATATCCTCACCAATATTTTCCATAACTGATATGACACGTTTTGACATTATCCACATAGTAGCAGACAAAGAACTTTCGAGCTGATGAAGAATGATACTTCATCGACGTCGTACAGGTAGGCAACCAAGCGACCTCCACGTTATTCGACGTCGTACGGGTAGGCACCAAACACCCTAAAGTCGCTCCACAAAATACAAGACGGTGTCGAACGACGTCAACCCATACAACGTCGGATACCCCAAGGTTGTTCCATAAAACTCAAGACGGCGCCATACAATACTGACCCATACGGGTCGATCAGTTGCAGGGTACAAGTCATCCTCCCGAGGAGTCGATGATCATTAAAGGACTACGTACGACTGATCACCCTACcacaggtataaaagctaactctCTTACCAATAAGAGGGGACTTCGAACACTCAACTCTCTCTCATTCCATCAAAAcctaacttaagcttcggagaAGTCTGAGTCAGGAAATCCTCCTCTCGACCTTGACCTATGTGCAGGAGTCCAGCGACGGAGAAGCAAACCACTCACCAAGAGAGAAGGTTGTACTCAGGGGACGAGGCTCGAACCCGACCCGATGCTCACCCTCACCACCCAAGCATCCACATGGGCAACCTTATACATCCGGGACTCAATCGAGCCGTGTTAACACCTCGACCACGGCGTAAAAGTTCACCTACAATAACCAAACTTGAATAACATATTTGTTGACTTTGCCGATCTAATCAACTTCAACCCGCAATGTTTCATACCAGCTGCTAAAATATAATCAACCGTTCCGATATCTGCAAAATATGAGAAAGAAATTACATGAGACAGGAAGCTGCAGCCAATTAATGAATATGACCACAGTGCTAAGAGAGGATTTGGAGAATGAAAAATCTCTGTTCCGAGACACTTTCCCATGCTTCATTCCACGGCACTCTTAATGCTCACCTTTACCTAATATATGTCTCGACTTTTAACATCTTAAATGACAATCTATAATATAGAGTCTCTTCCTGGGCAGCGGTTCATCATCCCCATTCTCAAACTGCTGGTTCACCTGCCCCAAAAGCAGGTTACTAAAGTGAGATAGATGTCCACCATTTTTGTCTCTCCGACGTAAAGGCAGTGTATCTGGTCTAATTATTGTCCCTAAAATGCTCCTTCGTGGGTCCAACCGTGAGATGGCTTTCACATGCGTTGATGCAGAAAAGCCATTGCAGAAGCAGACTTTACCTGTAGCATCTAAAATGTTAGAAAGTTTAGCTTCGAGTTCGGGATTAGAAAATGAAGTTACATAGGCAGCAGTTTAATACTTCAGAAAAAATGGACAGTAATGCAGAGAAACAAGGCTCATGGACCAACACAGAGAACCGACATATCACAGAACAGAATAATATGATGATAGAAAATAAGTGCTCTGTTTAAATTATATCCAACCATACAATGAGAAGGCATTTGAAATGTTCACAAACACCAAAATTGTTAGAATTTAGCGACACAGCAGCAAATCCTGCATTAATTATGATATAGCAACATAATTATAACCATGCATGGAAAACTCTAAACAAATGTCAAAATGCTCTAATGCAATTAAAGATGTATACTTTGTTATTGCATATACTATATCAGAAATTAGGCAACCACCCTCCAAGGTGGAAGTTCCAACTAAGCCACATCAGAAATTTCTTAAAAGTACAGTTATCTGACCATCTCATGACACACCACAGATCAGGAAAACCCTCAATGCATCGTTCCATGTCCTAAAGCAATATAAAATAAAGCACGCAATGCTTTAGGTGCTCAGAGCCACAAAAACCAAGTTAAGCCTCagtatgcatattattttgtctATCGGAAACATTGTCATTCATTTGGACTTTAGGGTAGCAGATGTTAGTTACCTGTGACATTGTAGATTTCCCATTTATATGTACAGccgaatatcaagaatcatcgtcAAACGGCCATTCAGGTTGTAAGTACTTGGAAATGTGTGCCGTTTGGAAGCCTGCTGATAAgggtgttggagtagcctggaggCACCGGACTAACTTGACCATCAGATGATGTGCGCTAAGGTCACACATTCCCCAATAAATGTGGAGCCATACAGCAATGAATGAAGCTCTTAATGGAACTCATGGCACTCCATTTTACATGTTTTAGTCTCACCATATTTGATCTCAAATAAACCTGAGACCGCTATTGACATTGTTGACTACAGTGCAAAAGCAACCGAAAGGAACAAAGAAGACGTCACCTGCCTTAGATTGATGTGAAACTATGTCAAGCTTTGTACTTAGTAGTATTGATTGTGCAAAGCAAATTTCCACATGAATATTAGTGTCTCAAACATTAATAAAAAGTGTGGTCATTTGGAAGACCTCAATGAAAAATATGTGGTGGCACTAGGGTTTGCCCTAATTGTCCAAAGCATAGATGAGCGATTAACAATGAACTACCTAAGTGAACCAGGTAAAATGTGTTGCAAAAACACAGACCTAGAGCTGCAAGTGCAAGCTTCTCAAAATGCAGcacaaaaattacaaaaatgtATCAAATTTTGCAGCAGAGAAAAATTATGTTGATAGGCTGAAGTACAGAAAGCTTACCTTACAATAGTTGCAAGAGTTCCTCCTGATGTCATTGTCTGGTGCCTAGTTCATTTTTATtgaattcaaataaaataaatattcattaaatacAATTCACCCGACCAAGCTAAAACTATATCTGAGCAGATATGGTTTCTGAGTTTCGAATTCCATGTATAAGATGAGGACAAAAGACTAGCAAGCATTATACAACGCAATAGGatcaagcaagaacacatggaaatGAAGGATATTGAACCCCCTAACATAACTTGATTTTGCAGAAAGAAATTCACTATACCCTTTTATCACTCTGGACCTGTTCCAAATCTTAAAAGTGAGGTTGTTCCTCCGGAGTTGGAGTGGTGAAGTCAGAAAATTCAATTATTTCTGCAGCAATCGCAACATGTTCGAATGATATCACCATTTGCAGGGGCAGATTTTGCATGCATAGTGGTCAGTAAAGTAATAAAAAATCCATATCAGATGATGACAAGAAAAATAACCATAAATGTGAAAGAAAGTCGATGAGTACACTAGAAAAATAGACGTCTCAATCGACCTACTCGATAGATTGATTCGGATTGAAAGACCGTAGATGCACAAAACCTAAACTCACGATAAACGGAACACCATCTCACGGTCAGCTTCCCACATCTCTAAGAAGAAATCAGTAATCATGATTAAGATAGATTAAAAAACATTAAGAACAAATTGGAATCAACACAAAGCACAACCCGATCGATCTTCTGATAGATAGATAGTTTAACCTTTTGGGGCCGGATCATGCGGCTCCCGGCCGCGGGGAACGTGGCGGCGACGGGGGTCCCAATGGGGCCGAGGATCTCGTCGAGGGAGAGGTAGTCGGTGGCGGGGATCTCGGCAGCGGAGAAGGCGAGGAAGCGGAAGGTGTCACACAAGAAGCCCTCCTCTGGGCGATGGGAGAGGGGTCTGGCGCGCCGAGGCCGTGGGAGGAAGGACTTCGGCGGCCTCGTCGTTCTGCCACCGATGACCAAGTGGATCGTCTTCACCAGATCGAGCCGACCGTGAAGGGTCGGACTGGACCACGGTTCGAGTCGGGTGGTCTCCGGTTCGCAAGATTTAATCGAAGCAAATGGCACGTTAGTCTCGCGTCTCTATCAATCGACGAACCACTGATACTTCTCGATATCTGAAACATTACATTTCGATCGCACTACCCAAATGCATGATGAGAAGCATCAAGAAAGAAACATTGAGAATGACTCGAACCATCAACACACTTGCTGAAACCAAAGGCTATGGAGAGTCATTAGCTACTACAATGGCGGCGGGTCTATCAAGGAACGGAGTCCTCTTGGCTGCCCTGGTACTGTTCCCCGGCATTGCTGTGTCCGTAGCCGCCCCTCCAAGAACCATATCTTCTCTCGCCATAGCCGCCAGTTCTTGCGCCGGTGTACGGCTCATATCCTTCAGGGTTTCCCCTCCACTGGTAGGAACGCTGTGCGTAGTGTTTCCCTTCGGCATTAACGTCGTAGAAGTACTTGCCGTTCTCCAAGAACCGGGTGTCGCTCATGCCGTACAGATTGGTGGGATCGGTCTCGCCCTTCCACTCCGccggcgtcgtcgtcgtcggcgtcGTCTCGTACTCGTTCGAGAACGACGAGGGGCGGTTGTTGTCAGGCTTCCATCGCGTGCCGTAGTTGTACACCGCATGATACTCCTCCCCGTTCTCGAATTTCTCTTCGCCGCCCAGCTCAGTGCCGGCCGGGACGCCGGATTGGAAGGTAGAATCGCGATTCCCACGGGCGCCGCCGTTGTAGTTGTAGGTGCCGTAGCTGCTCGTGGTGGTGGGCGAGAACCGGTAGGGGCCACGCCCGTAAAGGCCATGGCCATTATGGCTTTGGGGAGGGAGCGCAGGGGGGTCTTCCTTCTTGGTGGCCGCAGGAGCCTCTCCCTTTGAGGGTGCAGCGGCTTCCTTGGGTTCTTCTCTTGAGGTCTTACTGAAGAACTGGCTCTCTCTTGCATGGATTGATTGGGACGCAGAgaaggcgaggaggaggaggaagagaaggggcaGTTGCTTCACCAAGGTAGCCATTTGGAGTGGAGACGATGATGCTGGTGGGAGGGACACCAACACTTATATAGATGATGCTGATGATGATACTGTATGGTGTTATGGGTGTAATTAACGTAGGGAAGTGGCAATCGTCAAGGCCGGGTGATGATGCGAGGATTGTGGGGGGAAGTGGGCCGCACATCATGGCCTTAAGGCACGCTGCATGTGCTCTTCCATGAACCTCATTGGCCATAACTAGAAAGTCCACATCTTAGGaataaagaaggaggaggaggagaaagaggacaTATGAATCACTCAATTATCCTGAAAGGAAGAACACCCCTAACAGTGAAACCGAGGCGGGTGTTTTATATATGGTATTATCTGCCCTTTCTTACCAACTTGAATGATTATAGTGATCAACCATGCAAtcgaaaacttaacttaaaacTCTTAATGTGGCCCTTTAATTAAACACATGGATACAGATGTGTTGGAGGATAGTAGTGTAAAGCTAATGGCGGCTAAAGggcgtaacaaatctaacttgacCTACATCTGAGCTGGggcaaaagaaaagagagagagcagATACGTGACTGGCGGAGAGTAGTTTGTTCGcagtttgaagaagaaggcatatGTCCCAGAGGACTGGCCATTGGAAGACAACACATCATTTCTTACTATAGTGAGCAAGACACTATTATTATTGGCGCATGCAGCTTGTGGAACCTACATGCCCAAGCCTAgcttaaatatattttctatatataaaaaaatgacaAAAGGAGTGTAACATTATTTATAATCCGATTCGATTAGTCTGCGACATGCCAGAAGAGGTTCGGATCCAATTCTGAGTCGGATCGGGTCACACATACGAATCGAGCGCAAATTAGAAAGCGATCGCATAGAAAGAAAGATGGATAAGAGAGGTAGGAAGAGGAAAacaagagagatagagagagagagggtggcaCGGCATGGATGCTTGCAGGCTTGCCGGTGGCCGCCCTCGCGCTCGTCTTCTCGTCTGTGGGGTCCTCAAGCTTCTTCTCACGGTGATGCTTGCTTTATATCCTCTGTGCCCACGCCAAATCTGGCCATGGACCTCGTTCAGCTGCCCCGTGCTTCATATATCAGATTACCTAGTAATGGCAAGACTTCAGGAGTGCATAGTTGTTTCAGGATGCATTAGTACTAGTTGATGTTTGGAGGTCGATGCTTTGTTTGATTAGTGTTTACAGGAACGGTATCATTTCTTCAACGTTCACGAGAGGAATAATTAGTCATCGACTAccgcaaacatctcctattttgatACAAAGTAAATGGAGCCACAGCGCAAGGACCATCAAGTCCGCTCATGTCATTCAATCCCTTCTTTGGGCTCAGGTTTGTGTCCAGTGTAGCACGAAACGATGGCCTTGACGTAAAGCATATCATAAATCTTACAGAATTAGAATTCATTCGATACTACATTTATAGGACCTCAGTTAAACTCAATTTGCTAACACAAATACAAGTTCACCATTGTCCCCCTGTTGAACCCCCTATCGAAGTAACACGGCTGAGTTCTAACCAAAGGTTGCCAGTAGATGCGAGAGCAAAATtctacaagaaaaaagaaaaaaaaaaacatgaaataTCTTACTACTAAACGAAGAACTTTCAGAAGGTGAAAATCACCCCACAGATTGGACTTAGGAACCTGACTTAATAAGCTTATATGTTTCTCACAAAGCAGTCTCCCATGGCTTTTTTCTGGGGCACACGGTCACCTTTATATGTTTCTGACAAAGCAGTCTCCCACAGATTATATGTTTCTCACAAGGTGAAAATCACCCCACAGATGGCAGAGAGGTAACTTTCCTAGTCCTCTGGTTAAACAGCCACCTTTTGTGAGAGAGAATCTTCATATTCATAGTTATTAACTGGACTGCTCCATGCCTCTGATGGTCTGTGCTCCCCCTCCTAATCACTGTACTCCGAAGAAGCTGACCATGctacatcatcatcttcatctccaTTTCCCTCTGCATCCCCAACATCATCTGCATTATCCCCAATCTCTACATCCTCGTCATCCATATAAGTATTCAAGTCGTTCCCATCGTGATAATCATCATCCGCTTCACCCTCTTCATCCCCCTCCATGTCTCCTAAGTCATCTTCAGTTTCATCATCAACTAGTCCTTGAGGCTTGTCTGCATCACATTCATCTCTATCAGAGGATACTACTGCCTGATCATCATAATCCTCTCCTGAAGCTTGACCATTTTCACCAGATTCCAAACATGGACGGCTGTCATCGTCTTCAACGTATGTCTTTTCTGTTTCACCGATTCCCCACTGTTCACCATCTGAGCTCTCAGGGGATGCCTCAATTCTGCACTGCTTAGAGCTGCTGCTTGCAGTGACAAAACTGCCCAAACGAGAACGCTTGTCAATTGTAGCTACCCTGTTCTCAGATCTTTGTCTAGGCCTAACAGTTCGACGACCACGACTATGACCTTGGCCACGTGTTCGACCCCTTCTGGTGTATTTTCTTGTGGCCTTCTCAAAACTACAATTATTTTCAGTCCGAAGCTCAGTTCTGGAGGAGTTTCCACTCCCAATCAACCTTCTCCCTCCTCGTCCACGACCGCGCCCTCTCCGACCACGACTACTTCGGCCCCTGCCTCCTCTTCCCAAATGCAGCCACCTCCCTTCATTTTGATGGTCAACTTGGTCAGGTGTTCCCATTGACTCTACCTCTTGCTTATCGTGGACAACAACATAACATGATGGAAGCGTCTGCAGAAAAAGATACTCCAGACCATGAAAAGCAACCAAGAAATGCAAAAGATACAAAATCTCAACGAAGCATAAACGATAGAAAAATAAAGAATGACCCATTTTTCTCTCCATCAATTCAACCAATTTTTTGATGGGTAGAAGAGATTGTGCATCTCCCATATTCACATGGTACCATGTGGAGTCAATAGATATAGAGCATGGCTATAGGGTAGTAAAACATCCATTGCCTCTTGGTTGCAACAAAATTTTTGAACATAAGAAATTGTCATTCTAGATTAGATAAAAAGCATTAAATTTTTGAACACTTAAGTATCATCTGAAGGATAAGTATAAGCAAGCAAGACCAAAAATTACCCACAATGGCAGCTATAATGTCAATTAAATGTATGTCAAATGAtggaaagaaaaatgcattaaaaGTGGACTTCACCAAAGAAGAAAATGGCTTTTCTAGATAAGGAATCTATAGACCAGCCCATATTGAGCATTCAGCCCACATAATGCTTAAGATTATCAATATTATAGCCACAAGACTACAAAAAGTTAAAATGAAGCAAATAAAAGTAATTTTAATCAGAGAGTACAAAATAGGAACTTAGTGGCATTTCCCTTTACTTTTAAGGTTATGTATTGATATTGTGGTGTTATTTCCTTTGTGATAATAATAGGATTgaaaatcaaatcaaaatttcatcaTTTATAGACAAAAAAAGGACTATAGATGTTGACATACAATTTCAAGCTTATACATGTAGATATTTATTAACACTCTTGCATGTTGCCACAAACCACACTTAGAAACTGAGAATTTCCACTAAAGATTTCTTGCAGGTAATCGAGGAATATAGCATAGAGTTTATAAGCTACCTGATCTGTAGTCTGTTGAAAGTTGTGAATCAATTCTTGCAAAACTCATATTTCTCCTGATTTCTGAATGTTCTTCATTAATGGAAGACCTCTTACAAAAAACCTGTAATGGCTTAATAGAAATACATCTGACCTTATCTAGATATTGCTGAGTTTAGGATGTCTTTGGCAGAGAAGGGCTGAACAGACTTGGacaaagttgcaaaatgaaatgtCAGCATATGTTCAAACTTCAATTTTCTTAGATGCCACCATGGGATGGTATCACTTCATTTAAGGTGAAAAGTGAAAGATCAACATAGCTCAAACTTCTATTtttgtgtagacactaccaagggTTGGTAGGAGCAAAGATCCATTTTACAAACTAAAAGTAACAAACAATGAATTCTATAAGTTAATCTCTATCATTAGTAGATGAAAAACTAATAATCTTATAAAGTCAATGCTCTACAAACATTAACTATTTCCTCATTCCACTCCACAGAATATCAAGATTGCAATCCCAGAAgtaacaaaaaaggaaaaaggataacTTACAATATAATCTCCTTCCTTTCCTTTATGAGACTCCAGCTTCGGGTGCAGCATATAAGAAATTGAAGAATCAAGATCCAACAGCCTTAATGCCACAGCTGCCGAGGTACTAGGCACCCATGGCAAAACAGGAACTGATCCCGAATGAGCAGTGTTGTTGTCTGCAGCAACTCCTGGATTAGCAGAACTCAACAATTCAGCTGTTGTTTCAAAGGTTGTAGAAAGAACACCTCGTTTTATTGCACCCTCCAACAAAGTTAGAATCTGCAAGCAGGGAACACTAAATATGATAAGTTCTAGAGTTCCTACTTAAGAAAATATTACCGACAGACCAGAAATATATATAAGCACTGAAAAATGTCAATACTTGCATcaattaaaatatcataatacAAAGAGAATTTGACACCACAGGAAACTGCATTTCAAAACCAGCAACACCAAGTAATTCAAGCAACAACCGTAAATGCAAGACAAATAACAACTCATGTGCTTAGGTAgatcaaaaacaaaacaaaacaaaactttaAGCTAAAAAAATGTCATCTAATTTAGACCATCACTGGTAAAATGTTAAAAACATTGATGTGCTCCTTTGCAATCTGGGAACTAGGGTTTAAGTCATGTAAACAGCTTCTCTATATTTGGTGTATAAGCCTGAGTGACCCTCCCCAAATCTTGCATTGGTGGGAACCGTATGCCCTTTTATGTAGATATTGAAAGCTCTGTTAATTATAACTATTAGACGCAGTTAGAAAGCCAGATTACTACACATTCTTCCATGTTGAGTCTTACCTGTGCTTAGATGTAATTCACTTGGGAGTCACATGAATCCATGAACTTTTGTAGGTTCATTAACAATTTCCTAGTCTAGAACATGATCAGGGAACATTCATTATTCATCCCATGCACACTGAATATGATGCTAATAACTGTTTTTCATAAAACATTGTTTATAAATAAGTTTCCAACTGTGCAAGCAATGCAATGATAACAAGGACAAACTTTGCCTTATTGATAAAGAATTATTAATCTAATGAATCAGATTACTCAAAACTATCAGATTAGAGTATAATCACCATACTTTGAAGTCATCCAAGTTCCAAATAGTGTGGAAACTCAGAGTGATTACATTACCATGCCATTCTGCTTGATCTTTTGCCATtaatttgttaaaattaaagaTTTGTTAGATTAGAGTCCCAGCCACAATATACATGCCCTAGGAGCAAAGTAGTAAACAAATAACAAAAGAGACAAAGCTCTAAGACTGGAGAATGAATGACTGAAGAATTTCAAGGCCTGTCAACATGGCAAAGATCTTATAAATTATAAAACGAGATGGCTTTGATGCAACTATCAATAAGTATATTCTAAATCTAGAATTTTATGCCTCCATCTACTCTGTACAATTTAGAcaatatatcatatataaatttaaCAAGCACAATAATAACTGACAAAAAAATGTCAAATACAAAAATATCTATAAAGAAGATTATCACATTTTTCATAGTGAGTCAAAAGGCCAAAATACATTGGTCACAAGTATTTGGAACACTGAGAAGCTTTATGCAGATGACACAAGTGTTGTACATATATGCCATTACCAAGTTAATATTATTGTAGATGATACAGCATACACAATAGTTCTGAAACATCCAACACAAGAGGCTTCCAATAACACGGCATGAACATGTAAAACAtttttatgtgttcttgcttcatAGAACAAAACAATGGATACAATTTTTTGCAaatttcaaaagaaagataaacatatttcattgcacatTGTTCGACTTATCAGTGACCTTGAGAGTGCTATACAATTATCGCAACAGTAAGCAATTGCTCCCAATCAATGTAAAACAAATAGCTTATAATGTTTTTTTTCAATTGCAATGTTATAGAAACGCTCCAACGACCAAACAGTTGCCCATATCATTACAGAACAGGTATCATTACTGTTGCATTTACTTCAGGAAAATAAAGAATGGGTTGTTTAAAACCTAACATTTGAAAATTAGCAAAGGACATCTCGAAAGACAAAACTTGAACTGATAGCACTAAAGAAGTCATTGCTTCATCTGTTTGTTACTTTCAGCATTTAATATACAAAATCCATTAGTTGTTCTACAGTGGGGTAGAAAAACAAGTTTCTGCTGttaattcatcaaacaatttaAAACCTGAAACAGTTCCTCAGCAGATGATGAAGACTGCAATTTCACACCCCAAGATTTCCTATATCCCTCGGTCCAAAATGCCTGAAGAGCTTCTGCTGGAATTGAAACCTGTAAattttagaaaatttaaaaatacaaaattaaaCAGAGATGCAAATTTAACAATGTAAAATAAAACAAAGGTGATAGAGATTTAGAAATCAAGAAGGGTTTCCCACCTCAATCATGGATAACTGTGCTTTCAACAGTCTGATCCCTATGGAAAGAGAGGAGTCAGAGACTTGGAGTTTCCATTCAGGGTctgattttcttttttgttcacACAAAGGCATATGCTCTGAAAAAATTGCATCAGAGTTATGGAATGCCTTAAATGTCTTGTGGCAAGAAGGGCAATGCCTTTCTTCAGCAGAAAAGGACTGGAAGCAGGAATCACAAGTATGAAGCAGCTCAGAGCATCTTTTCTTCCCATATTTCATTGCACACAATTGGTAAGGATTATAGCATTCTTTCCACATCCATCTGAATAAACCTTGGTATCTCCTAACAGCAGCACTTATCTCAGCTTTGCTCTGCCCAAGTTCAATTCTGAAAGATGATGAATTCTCCAAAGCATCAGAAGCGAGACCACAGAGGGAACTGCTAGGACTGTCAAGTTCCATGCTGCAATCTGGACTTGATGACGTTTTAGTCAGCCCTGTTATAACCGGATCTCCAACTAAATCAGAGCTGACAAATTTCTTATTCCTTCTGATTGCCTCTTTGAAGGTTGACTCTATTCTTTG is from Musa acuminata AAA Group cultivar baxijiao chromosome BXJ1-6, Cavendish_Baxijiao_AAA, whole genome shotgun sequence and encodes:
- the LOC135677525 gene encoding protein E6-like, which gives rise to MATLVKQLPLLFLLLLAFSASQSIHARESQFFSKTSREEPKEAAAPSKGEAPAATKKEDPPALPPQSHNGHGLYGRGPYRFSPTTTSSYGTYNYNGGARGNRDSTFQSGVPAGTELGGEEKFENGEEYHAVYNYGTRWKPDNNRPSSFSNEYETTPTTTTPAEWKGETDPTNLYGMSDTRFLENGKYFYDVNAEGKHYAQRSYQWRGNPEGYEPYTGARTGGYGERRYGSWRGGYGHSNAGEQYQGSQEDSVP